The following proteins are encoded in a genomic region of Myxococcus virescens:
- a CDS encoding ArsR/SmtB family transcription factor codes for MRICMCMQLDVFQVLADPTRRRIVEALRYGEQQVSDVVEKAGIHQSGVSRHLRILSESGFVSMRPDGQRRLYALKPEPFQELDGWLTGYRQLWDARLDRFGAALEKKQQQQPQQQTRRVDEKGQRK; via the coding sequence ATGCGCATATGCATGTGCATGCAACTTGACGTCTTCCAGGTTCTCGCTGACCCGACGCGCCGCCGCATCGTCGAGGCCCTTCGGTACGGAGAGCAGCAGGTCAGTGACGTCGTCGAGAAGGCCGGAATCCATCAGTCAGGTGTCTCGCGGCATCTGCGCATCCTGTCGGAATCGGGCTTCGTCTCGATGCGGCCGGATGGGCAGCGTCGCCTCTACGCCTTGAAGCCGGAGCCGTTTCAGGAACTCGATGGGTGGCTCACTGGGTACCGGCAGCTGTGGGATGCGCGACTCGATCGCTTCGGAGCCGCACTCGAGAAGAAGCAGCAGCAACAACCACAACAACAGACTCGCCGAGTCGACGAGAAGGGGCAGCGGAAATGA
- a CDS encoding SRPBCC family protein yields MSNEKAKVVIERTYRAGIEDIWALWTTKEGFESWWGPQGFRAAVHELDARVGGALHYDMIADSPEMIAAMKQMGQPTSHATRSRFTEVAPHSRLVLTNVIDFLPGVATYESKIAVDFLPSGDGVRMVVMLDAMHSEEFTKMQQEGFTSQLTKLDSRFA; encoded by the coding sequence ATGAGCAACGAGAAGGCGAAGGTCGTCATCGAGCGCACCTACCGGGCAGGAATCGAGGACATCTGGGCGCTCTGGACCACGAAAGAGGGCTTCGAGTCGTGGTGGGGACCACAGGGCTTCCGTGCCGCAGTGCACGAACTCGATGCACGCGTAGGCGGCGCCCTTCATTACGACATGATTGCCGACTCACCGGAGATGATTGCCGCGATGAAGCAGATGGGCCAGCCGACCTCTCACGCGACCCGTTCCCGCTTCACCGAGGTGGCGCCACATTCGCGGCTCGTCCTCACGAACGTCATCGACTTCCTCCCGGGGGTCGCTACCTACGAGAGCAAGATCGCCGTGGACTTCCTCCCGAGCGGCGACGGCGTTCGGATGGTGGTGATGCTGGACGCGATGCACAGCGAGGAGTTCACGAAGATGCAGCAGGAAGGCTTCACGAGCCAGCTCACGAAGCTGGACTCGCGCTTCGCCTGA